From the genome of Triticum aestivum cultivar Chinese Spring chromosome 3B, IWGSC CS RefSeq v2.1, whole genome shotgun sequence, one region includes:
- the LOC123071313 gene encoding uncharacterized protein — protein MCLTTSHKLYACCKKTGINITRSSVSPAWASTPSRVPTRSASSRVLSRSAPSRSPSSFVKLGVNEVRRAEAAGSGACLDCKPEAVLGIPGLIAALEAHPAHGGRRGREARGLLPRMAGLVDKQR, from the exons ATGTGTTTGACAACTTCACATAAACTGTATGCTTGCTGCAAGAAGACTGGTATCAATATTACTAG GTCGTCAGTATCTCCAGCGTGGGCGTCGACGCCGTCTAGGGTTCCGACAAGGTCGGCGTCGTCTAGGGTTCTGTCAAGGTCAGCACCGTCTAGGTCCCCGTCAAGCTTCGTCAAGCTCGGCGTCAACGAG GTgcgacgggcggaggcggcggggagTGGAGCTTGTTTGGATTGTAAACCAGAAGCTGTCCTTGGCATCCCGGGCTTGATTGCCGCTTTGGAAG CCCATCCTGCACACGGGGGTAGGCGCGGACGTGAGGCTCGAGGGCTACTACCACGTATGGCCGGCCTTGTGGACAAGCAGCGGTAG
- the LOC123071314 gene encoding V-type proton ATPase subunit a1: MGLFDRLPPMDHLRSEKMCLVQLIFPAESARLAVTYLGELGLLQFKDLNEDKSPFQRIFVNQVKRCAEMNRKLKFFSDQINKAGVKSSVRPALQPEIDLEELEAKLGEHEHELLEMNTNSGTLRQTYNELLEFKLVLSKAGSILAASQNHATPADHELDEHIYDKEVDDGNGYLLEQGIYQGASESGVRFVSGIILKSKALAFERMLFRTTRGNMFFNEASAGEPVMDPSSGEEVEKTVFVVFFSGEQAKAKILRICASFGANCYPVPEEIVKQRQIFREVSSRLSDLEATLDAGTQHRNKALESVGSQLWRWILMVKKEKAVYDTLNMLNFDVTKKCLVGEGWCPIFAKSQIEDVLQRATLHSNSQVGIIFHEMDTIDSPPTYFRTDKFTNAFQEIVDAYGVGRYEEINPAVYSVITFPFLFAVMFGDWGHGICLLLGALFLILREKKLSSQKLDSFTEMAFGGRYVILLMALFSIYCGLIYNEFFSVPFHIFGKSAYACRENSCSDAYTAGLVKVRDPYPFGVDPSWRGSRSELPFLNSLKMKMSILMGVSQMNLGILLSYFDAKFHKNALDIRYQFIPQLIFLNSLFGYLSLLILIKWCTGSKADLYHVMIYMFLDPAGDLGENQLFWGQKELQILLLLLALVAVPWMLFPKPFILKKLHKERFQGHSYRFLGTSEMDPDSEPDSARSRHDDFNFGEVFVHQMIHSIEFVLGAVSNTASYLRLWALSLAHSELSTVFYEKLLLFAWGYDSLIFKLVGLIVFAFATAFILLGMESLSAFLHALRLHWVEFMNKFYHGDGYKFKPFSFATLADDEE, translated from the exons ATGGGGCTCTTCGACCGCCTGCCCCCCATGGACCACCTCCGCTCCGAGAAGATGTGCCTCGTGCAGCTCATTTTCCCCGCCGAGAGCGCGCGCCTCGCCGTCACCTACCTCGGCGAGCTCGGCCTCCTCCAGTTCAAGGAC TTGAATGAGGATAAGAGTCCTTTTCAGCGTATATTCGTCAACCAG GTAAAGCGATGTGCAGAGATGAATCGTAAGCTGAAGTTTTTCAGTGATCAGATCAACAAGGCAGGTGTTAAATCTTCTGTCCGGCCTGCACTACAACCAGAAATTGATTTGGAGGAGCTAGAG GCAAAATTGGGTGAGCATGAGCATGAGCTGCTTGAGATGAATACTAATAGTGGGACACTACGGCAGACATACAATGAACTTCTTGAATTCAAACTGGTCTTGTCAAAG GCAGGTAGCATCCTTGCTGCTTCTCAAAATCATGCAACTCCAGCTGACCATGAGCTAGATGAACATATATATGACAAGGAAGTGGATGACGGAAATGGCTATTTGCTTGAACAG GGAATATATCAAGGGGCCTCAGAATCTGGTGTTAGGTTTGTTAGTGGGATAATATTGAAGTCCAAGGCATTGGCTTTTGAGAGGATGCTTTTCCGAACTACAAGGGGAAATATGTTTTTCAATGAGGCATCTGCAGGGGAACCTGTTATGGATCCCAGTTCTGGTGAAGAG GTAGAGAAGActgtttttgtagttttcttttcgGGGGAGCAGGCTAAAgcaaaaatattgaggatttgtgCTTCATTTGGAGCAAATTGCTACCCTGTTCCTGAGGAGATTGTCAAGCAGAGACAAATTTTTCGTGAG GTATCATCACGCCTCTCCGATCTAGAAGCCACCTTGGATGCTGGAACCCAGCACAGAAACAAAGCACTCGAGTCAGTAGGGTCCCAATTATGGAGATGGATACTCATG GTAAAAAAAGAGAAAGCTGTTTATGATACACTAAACATGCTGAACTTTGATGTGACAAAGAaatgccttgttggagaaggatgGTGTCCAATATTTGCTAAATCTCAG ATCGAGGATGTTTTGCAGCGTGCAACTCTTCACAGCAACTCACAAGTTGGAATAATATTTCATGAGATGGACACTATTGACTCGCCACCTACATACTTCCGAACTGATAAATTTACGAATGCTTTCCAGGAGATCGTTGATGCATATGG TGTTGGTCGATATGAAGAAATTAATCCAGCTGTATATTCTGTTATCACGTTCCCATTTCTGTTTGCTGTTATGTTTGGAGATTGGGGTCATGGAATATGTCTGTTACTTGGAGCTTTGTTTCTTATACTTCGCGAGAAGAAACTTTCCTCTCAG AAGCTTGATAGCTTTACGGAGATGGCATTTGGTGGGCGTTATGTGATTCTTCTGATGGCGTTGTTCTCAATATACTGTGGGCTCATATAcaacgaatttttttctgttccATTCCATATATTTGGCAAATCAGCATATGCATGTCGGGAAAATTCCTGCAG TGATGCATATACTGCTGGTCTCGTAAAAGTTCGTGATCCCTACCCTTTTGGAGTGGACCCAAGTTGGCGTGGAAGTCGATCTGAGTTACCCTTTCTAAATtctttgaagatgaagatgtccaTATTGATGGGTGTCTCCCAGATGAACTTAGGAATTTTATTGAGTTATTTTGATGCAAAGTTCCACAAAAATGCCCTAGACATAAG GTACCAATTCATACCGCAGCTGATTTTTCTGAATAGCCTCTTTGGTTACTTATCACTCCTGATTCTCATTAAGTGGTGCACGGGATCTAAAGCCGATCTGTATCACGTGATGATATATATGTTCCTTGACCCTGCTGGAGATCTTGGAGAGAATCAACTTTTTTGGGGACAGAAGGAACTCCAG ATACTTTTGTTGCTTCTGGCCCTAGTAGCTGTTCCATGGATGCTCTTCCCAAAGCCTTTCATTCTAAAGAAACTTCATAAGGAG AGATTTCAAGGTCACAGCTATCGCTTCCTTGGGACATCTGAAATGGATCCAGATTCTGAACCGGACTCTGCCCGTTCACGTCATGATGATTTCAATTTTGGTGAAGTTTTTGTGCATCAAATGATACACTCCATTGAGTTTGTTCTTGGGGCTGTCTCAAATACTGCATCATACCTTCGACTTTGGGCCTTGAG CTTGGCACATTCTGAGCTATCAACAGTCTTCTACGAGAAGTTGCTGCTATTTGCATGGGG GTATGACAGCCTCATCTTTAAGTTAGTGGGGCTCATAGTTTTTGCTTTTGCTACTGCCTTCATATTGCTCGGGATGGAATCGTTGAGTGCCTTTCTTCATGCATTGCGTCTACACTGGGTCGAGTTCATGAACAAGTTCTATCACGGGGATGGCTACAAATTCAAACCATTCTCATTTGCTACGCTAGCAGACGACGAAGAATGA